The following nucleotide sequence is from Cytophagia bacterium CHB2.
TCGTAACCTATTTGCTGTCAAAACACGAAATCAGTAGCGTTGGACTCAGTGAGCTTTACGAAGTCTATTTTTCATCTAGACTGAAGAAATATAGATGATGAATGCCAATAATCAAAACGTACATCACCCCATTAGAATTCTCAATATAACTCCGAATGGCAATATTGGCGGCCGTGAACGTCAGTTGTTTTTGTTAGCGAGAGAGTTTACACGATACTCAGATATTCATTTCGATACACTTTTTTTGCGAGCCGAGGGGCAATTTTATGAGAGAGCGTCACGGCTTCAGAGCAAGACATATACCCTGTCCTTCCGTCGTTTTGATCTTCGCCGTCTTGTGCGAATGTGGTTGCTTTTCAGAAGTTATGACATTCTAAATTTTTGGGGTGTTGATAATCTGTGTTTTGTTGTTGCTCTGCTGACAGGAAAGAAAATGGTGTTTTGCCTGCAGGGTACGCGGGCGATCCTGAGTAAGAGTATTACGGGGTTATTAGGCCAGCTTTTCAAACGCCACTCAAAAAACACTCACAAACAAGCGACAGATGACAGAATACCAAATTCACCAATTGACGACGCACAAAGCGACGGCATGCCCACTGGTGGTCATGCAAAACTAGGTATAAAATGGTCTGGTGTCAAACGCCTAATTAACAAACAGATATTTGGATTTTTCCTACACCAATGTGATGCCATTATCGTACCTTCCAAGTATCTTTGGGAATTCTGTCGGGATTATTTTAATGTGCCGGTGAACAAAATTCTTGTTGTCCACAATACTTTCGATCCACGAGAGATCGTGCTCACCAAATCAAAATCAGAAGTACGAAACGAAATTGGGGTATATAATGAAGCTTTGTTGGTCGGCACAGCAGCTAGGTTTGATCCTAGGAAAAGACTAGATCGCTTGGTCAAAGCTGTCAGCCTAGTGTCCTCGAACCTACGTGT
It contains:
- a CDS encoding glycosyltransferase family 4 protein; protein product: MMNANNQNVHHPIRILNITPNGNIGGRERQLFLLAREFTRYSDIHFDTLFLRAEGQFYERASRLQSKTYTLSFRRFDLRRLVRMWLLFRSYDILNFWGVDNLCFVVALLTGKKMVFCLQGTRAILSKSITGLLGQLFKRHSKNTHKQATDDRIPNSPIDDAQSDGMPTGGHAKLGIKWSGVKRLINKQIFGFFLHQCDAIIVPSKYLWEFCRDYFNVPVNKILVVHNTFDPREIVLTKSKSEVRNEIGVYNEALLVGTAARFDPRKRLDRLVKAVSLVSSNLRVKAVIFGDGNSISKTSLLRQIEKLRVHANFLLPGFRSDIYNYINAIDLFVLPSDSEGMPLAIVESLYLKKPTVVFSDGGGVHEVILNGRTGYVVNSEQELADLIQRFYHEKEDLCRVAENGYRYVLDTFQVSRIALEYRRAFEAVAGFFASSKTLEPATPAHPKAAYTVE